The Winogradskyella schleiferi genome has a window encoding:
- a CDS encoding porin → MKKFFTLTLLLISIVLTAQETEETTAEVKKEKSFTFSGSIDAYYRTNFTAPNDENAIAPGTSFANLPGFALGMANLVASYEGEKVGFVADLVFGPRGTDAIFASPMYSNTGDIVNQLYAYWNVTESVTLTMGNFNTFLGYEVISPVANFNYSTSYLFSYGPFSHTGLKADFALSDDLSLMVGVFNDTDLTEFNATGDYAAGAQIGYKGQYLNVLYDPSFFEIDFTGGFDLSEDFFLGINAAYLSLEDDAGGFMGGALYPQYTISDSFALGLRGEYFKEDKAFGAIGTYDEFGNPVEDSSVFAATLTGSFTIDNLIIKPEIRLDSASDNAFVDTDLMPSKSLGSFVLAAIYSF, encoded by the coding sequence ATGAAAAAATTTTTTACTCTAACATTACTACTGATCTCAATAGTATTAACGGCTCAAGAAACCGAAGAAACTACAGCAGAAGTTAAAAAAGAAAAGTCTTTTACGTTTAGCGGAAGTATTGATGCATATTACAGAACAAATTTTACCGCACCAAATGACGAAAATGCGATTGCTCCAGGAACATCCTTTGCTAACTTACCTGGTTTTGCACTTGGTATGGCAAACTTAGTCGCTTCTTACGAAGGCGAAAAAGTAGGATTTGTCGCTGATTTAGTATTTGGCCCAAGAGGAACCGATGCCATTTTTGCATCACCTATGTATTCCAATACTGGAGACATCGTCAATCAATTATATGCTTATTGGAATGTAACCGAGAGTGTAACCTTAACCATGGGTAATTTTAATACCTTTTTAGGCTACGAAGTAATTTCCCCAGTTGCTAATTTCAATTACAGCACCTCCTACTTGTTTTCTTATGGCCCTTTTAGTCATACAGGTCTAAAAGCAGATTTTGCTTTATCAGATGACTTAAGTTTGATGGTAGGCGTATTTAACGATACTGATTTAACAGAATTCAATGCCACAGGTGATTATGCCGCTGGTGCTCAAATAGGTTACAAAGGACAATATTTAAATGTTCTATACGACCCTTCTTTCTTTGAAATTGACTTTACTGGAGGATTTGATTTATCAGAAGATTTCTTCTTGGGAATTAACGCCGCATATTTAAGTCTTGAAGATGATGCAGGAGGCTTCATGGGAGGCGCACTTTACCCACAGTACACCATATCAGATTCATTTGCACTTGGTCTTAGAGGTGAATATTTTAAGGAAGACAAAGCTTTTGGAGCTATTGGAACTTATGATGAATTCGGTAACCCTGTTGAAGACTCTAGTGTTTTTGCTGCAACATTAACAGGTAGTTTTACTATAGACAACTTGATTATTAAGCCTGAAATTAGATTAGATAGCGCTTCGGATAATGCATTTGTTGATACAGATTTGATGCCTTCCAAAAGCTTAGGGTCTTTTGTACTTGCTGCAATCTACTCGTTCTAA
- a CDS encoding ammonium transporter, whose product MDNFLTILPNLAIVQDTVAATTKDVEDAVSAINGDLGMLWMLLSGILVFFMQAGFTLVETGMTRSKNAANIAMKNLLDICVGSLTYWLVGYSLMYGDTSNGWFFWSGLMQGEGADLFFQTMFAATAATIVSGAIAGRTKYSTYVIFSIVMTALIYPIAGGWQWQGSGWLTNLGFIDFAGSSIVHSVGGWAALVAAFMVGPRLGKYVDGKVVSIPGHNQILATLGVFILWLGWFGFNGGSQLAWGGADAIGASNVVLITNLAAAAGGLGALITTWIWYGKPNLPQTLNGALAGLVSITAGCGNMTAVGAIVAGLIGGIIVVFSIEFIEKKLKIDDAIGAASVHGVAGVWGTVVIGLWGVDGDTGIGLFNGGGIAQLGVQALGSLAYAVWAVVLSFIVFKILKSTMGLRVSKEEEEVGLDLSEHGEIAYPGKRDRG is encoded by the coding sequence ATAGATAATTTTTTAACTATACTCCCAAATCTAGCTATTGTACAAGACACAGTAGCTGCAACCACAAAAGACGTTGAAGATGCGGTAAGCGCAATAAACGGCGATTTAGGAATGCTTTGGATGTTACTTTCTGGTATCTTAGTATTCTTTATGCAAGCTGGTTTTACACTAGTGGAAACTGGAATGACGCGTTCTAAAAATGCTGCCAACATAGCAATGAAAAACTTGCTAGATATTTGTGTAGGATCTTTAACCTACTGGTTAGTCGGATACTCATTAATGTATGGCGACACTTCTAACGGATGGTTTTTCTGGAGCGGTTTAATGCAAGGTGAAGGCGCGGATTTATTCTTTCAAACTATGTTTGCCGCTACCGCTGCTACAATTGTTTCTGGAGCTATTGCTGGACGAACTAAATACTCAACATACGTCATATTCTCAATTGTAATGACTGCCTTAATCTACCCAATCGCGGGCGGATGGCAGTGGCAAGGATCTGGATGGTTAACGAATCTAGGATTTATTGATTTCGCTGGTTCTTCTATTGTACACTCTGTTGGTGGATGGGCTGCATTGGTCGCTGCCTTTATGGTCGGCCCAAGACTGGGTAAATATGTTGACGGAAAAGTAGTATCGATTCCTGGTCACAATCAAATTCTTGCAACCTTAGGGGTCTTTATTCTATGGTTAGGTTGGTTTGGTTTCAACGGTGGATCTCAACTAGCTTGGGGAGGCGCTGATGCCATCGGAGCTTCAAATGTTGTCTTGATTACAAATTTAGCAGCCGCAGCAGGTGGTTTAGGAGCATTAATAACCACTTGGATATGGTATGGAAAACCTAATCTACCACAAACTTTAAATGGCGCTTTGGCAGGACTAGTAAGTATTACAGCTGGTTGTGGAAACATGACTGCAGTTGGTGCCATTGTCGCAGGACTAATAGGTGGTATTATCGTGGTATTCTCAATTGAATTTATTGAAAAGAAATTAAAAATTGATGATGCCATTGGTGCTGCTTCTGTGCACGGTGTTGCTGGTGTTTGGGGAACTGTGGTTATTGGTCTTTGGGGAGTCGATGGAGATACAGGTATCGGACTTTTTAATGGCGGAGGAATTGCACAATTAGGCGTACAAGCATTAGGAAGCTTGGCTTATGCCGTTTGGGCCGTTGTACTATCTTTCATTGTTTTTAAGATATTGAAATCTACAATGGGACTTCGCGTTAGTAAAGAAGAAGAAGAAGTAGGTCTCGACCTTTCTGAACATGGCGAAATTGCCTATCCAGGAAAACGAGATAGAGGATAA
- a CDS encoding P-II family nitrogen regulator has translation MKKIEAIIRKSKFSTVKNALHEVGVNFFSYWDVTGLGNEKEGHVYRGVSYSTSDIQRRYLSIVVNDDFEEVAIKAILESASTGDVGDGKVFVSNIEECYRIRTGEKGAQTLK, from the coding sequence ATGAAAAAAATTGAAGCAATTATTAGAAAATCAAAATTTTCTACAGTGAAAAATGCCCTTCATGAAGTTGGTGTAAACTTTTTCTCTTATTGGGATGTTACAGGACTCGGCAATGAAAAAGAAGGTCATGTCTACAGAGGCGTGTCTTATAGCACAAGTGACATACAAAGACGTTACTTATCAATAGTCGTTAATGACGATTTTGAAGAAGTAGCCATCAAAGCCATATTGGAGTCTGCATCTACGGGAGATGTTGGCGATGGTAAAGTCTTCGTATCCAATATTGAAGAATGCTATAGAATACGAACAGGAGAAAAAGGAGCACAAACTTTAAAATAA
- a CDS encoding ammonium transporter, giving the protein MELLTTNNVWMMICTALVFFMHLGFAFLEIGLTRQKNTLNILFKNIFIITVGLLLYALVGFNLMYPGEFNGFLGFAGFGLDSPLTADGALDLTYNEGYTYWTDFLFQGMFAATAATIVSGAVAERMKIGPFMIFTVIYVGLIYPIAGSWKWGGGFLQTLETPFYDFAGSTLVHSVGGWAAVVAVALLGSRIGKFKDGKPQAIPGHNIPLATAGVIILWLGWFGFNGGSVLSADPALTSLTLVTTCLAAAAGGVVASLVSTLKYKNLDLTMFLNGILGGLVGITAGADQMSPTDAIIIGAVAGVIIVFAVALIDKIKLDDPVGAIAVHLACGIWGTLAVGIFGALASGAQFVSQLIGVASYAGLCIVSSFLIIFILKKVVGIRVSEREELEGLDAHEHGMDAYPDFRLNEH; this is encoded by the coding sequence ATGGAATTATTAACTACAAATAATGTATGGATGATGATCTGTACAGCACTGGTTTTCTTTATGCACTTAGGATTTGCATTTTTAGAAATTGGATTGACACGTCAAAAAAATACGCTTAACATTTTATTTAAAAATATATTTATAATTACCGTTGGCCTACTACTTTATGCCTTGGTAGGTTTCAACCTTATGTATCCAGGAGAATTCAACGGCTTTTTAGGATTCGCAGGTTTCGGTTTAGATTCGCCGCTAACGGCAGACGGCGCTTTAGATCTAACTTATAACGAAGGTTATACGTATTGGACGGATTTCTTATTCCAAGGCATGTTCGCGGCCACTGCAGCAACAATCGTTTCTGGTGCCGTAGCAGAACGTATGAAAATTGGGCCTTTTATGATTTTTACAGTAATTTATGTTGGATTGATTTATCCAATCGCAGGCTCATGGAAATGGGGAGGCGGATTTTTACAAACTTTAGAAACACCGTTTTATGACTTTGCAGGTTCTACATTAGTGCACTCTGTTGGTGGCTGGGCTGCTGTAGTTGCCGTTGCTCTTTTAGGGTCTAGAATTGGCAAATTTAAAGATGGCAAACCACAGGCTATTCCTGGCCATAATATCCCATTAGCTACTGCTGGCGTTATTATACTTTGGTTAGGATGGTTTGGATTTAATGGTGGATCGGTACTATCAGCTGATCCTGCATTGACGTCATTAACCTTAGTAACAACTTGTTTAGCTGCTGCAGCTGGTGGTGTGGTTGCTTCTCTAGTTTCTACATTGAAGTATAAAAATTTAGATTTAACAATGTTTCTAAATGGTATATTAGGAGGTCTTGTTGGTATTACTGCTGGAGCAGATCAAATGAGCCCAACAGATGCCATCATTATTGGTGCTGTTGCAGGCGTTATTATCGTATTTGCTGTCGCGTTAATTGATAAGATAAAATTAGATGATCCGGTTGGTGCCATTGCTGTGCATTTAGCCTGTGGTATTTGGGGAACTTTAGCCGTGGGCATCTTTGGTGCTTTAGCTAGTGGAGCACAATTTGTGAGTCAACTTATTGGTGTCGCTTCTTATGCTGGTTTATGCATCGTATCTTCGTTCTTAATCATATTCATCCTGAAAAAAGTAGTTGGTATCAGAGTTTCTGAACGTGAAGAGTTAGAAGGATTGGATGCACACGAACATGGAATGGATGCTTATCCAGACTTTAGATTAAATGAACACTAA